The following proteins are encoded in a genomic region of Arcobacter cloacae:
- the rho gene encoding transcription termination factor Rho, translating into MEESKEETKVKTTNSKKTRTHIPVEGYKIEQLREFPLEELINIANELEVENPQELKRQDLMFTILKSQIDAGGFILFTGILEIKEGGFGFLRAIDGNFSDTSNDSYVSATQIRKFALRTGDIVSGQVRPPNKESEKYNALLKIEAINYLPVKESKNRPLFDNLTPLYSTKRFNFEYDSQKMTGRMLDLFAPMGKGQRGLIVAPPKTGKTELLKELAHAIARNHPEVTLMVLLIDERPEEVTDMQRSVKGEVYSSTFDLPAHNHVRVAEIVIEKAKRLVEMKKDVVILLDSITRLARAYNTVTPSSGKVLSGGVDANALHKPKRFFGAARNIEEGGSLTIISTALIETGSKMDEVIFEEFKGTGNSEVVLSRNAANKRVYPALDIIKSGTRKEELLLSADVLQKTWILRNAISQMDEVEALKFLYSKMQKTKDNEEFFNSMNE; encoded by the coding sequence ATGGAAGAGTCTAAAGAAGAAACTAAAGTAAAAACAACAAACTCAAAAAAAACAAGAACACATATTCCAGTTGAAGGTTATAAAATAGAACAGTTAAGGGAATTTCCTTTAGAAGAACTAATTAATATTGCAAACGAATTAGAAGTTGAAAATCCACAAGAATTAAAACGACAAGATTTAATGTTTACGATTTTAAAATCTCAAATTGATGCGGGTGGATTTATATTATTCACTGGTATATTAGAGATTAAAGAGGGTGGATTTGGATTTTTAAGAGCAATTGATGGAAACTTTTCTGATACTTCAAATGACTCTTATGTAAGTGCTACACAAATTAGAAAATTTGCACTTAGAACAGGAGATATTGTCTCAGGGCAAGTTCGACCTCCTAATAAAGAGAGTGAAAAATATAACGCATTATTAAAAATTGAAGCAATAAATTACTTACCCGTAAAAGAGTCTAAAAACAGACCTTTATTTGATAACTTAACTCCACTTTACTCAACAAAAAGATTTAATTTTGAATATGATTCACAAAAAATGACAGGAAGAATGCTTGACTTATTTGCTCCTATGGGTAAAGGTCAAAGAGGTCTTATAGTTGCTCCTCCAAAAACTGGTAAAACTGAACTTTTAAAAGAATTAGCTCACGCAATTGCAAGAAATCATCCAGAAGTTACTTTAATGGTTTTATTAATAGATGAAAGACCTGAAGAAGTTACTGATATGCAAAGAAGTGTTAAAGGTGAGGTTTATAGTTCTACTTTTGATTTACCTGCTCATAATCATGTAAGAGTTGCAGAAATTGTAATTGAAAAAGCAAAAAGACTTGTAGAGATGAAAAAAGATGTAGTTATTTTACTTGATTCTATTACAAGATTAGCAAGAGCTTATAATACTGTAACACCAAGTTCTGGAAAAGTTCTTTCAGGTGGAGTTGATGCGAATGCTTTACATAAACCAAAAAGATTTTTTGGAGCAGCTAGAAATATAGAAGAGGGTGGAAGTTTAACAATTATTTCAACTGCACTTATTGAAACTGGTTCTAAAATGGATGAAGTAATTTTTGAAGAGTTTAAAGGAACAGGAAATAGTGAAGTAGTTCTTTCAAGAAATGCTGCAAATAAAAGAGTTTATCCTGCACTTGATATTATAAAATCAGGAACTAGAAAAGAAGAATTATTACTTTCTGCTGATGTATTACAAAAAACTTGGATTTTAAGAAATGCAATTTCTCAGATGGATGAAGTTGAAGCACTTAAATTTTTATATTCAAAAATGCAAAAAACTAAAGACAATGAAGAATTCTTTAATTCAATGAATGAATAA
- the gdhA gene encoding NADP-specific glutamate dehydrogenase: MSYLEEVFNYLKRTSPAQTEFYQAAEEVLYSLQPVLEKYPQYRKHKIIERIVEPERQIMFRVNWLDDNGEIQVNKGFRIEFNSALGPYKGGLRFHPSVNAGVIKFLGFEQIFKNALTGLQIGGGKGGSDFNPKGRSDNEIMRFCQAFMSELYRHIGANTDVPAGDIGVGAREIGYMFGMYKKLANKYEGVFTGKSLKWGGSLVRTEATGYGCVYFAKNMLAARGESLEGKRCVVSGSGNVAIYTIEKLYHLGALPITCSDSKGMILDEEGIDLLLLKDLKETQRARLSEYIKYRPKAKYIPVEEYPQGRNAVWSVPCYAAFPSATQNELNLEDAKALLANGCKCVSEGANMPSTAQAVDLFVETKIAYGPGKAANAGGVATSQLEMAQNASMVAWTFEEVDAKLEQIMKNIYDTASATAAEFGQPTNLVLGANIAGFKKVADAMIEQGLV, translated from the coding sequence ATGTCATATTTAGAAGAAGTTTTTAACTATCTTAAAAGAACAAGTCCAGCACAAACTGAGTTTTATCAAGCTGCTGAAGAAGTTTTATACTCACTGCAACCAGTATTAGAAAAATATCCACAATATAGAAAGCACAAAATTATTGAAAGAATCGTTGAACCTGAAAGACAAATCATGTTTAGAGTAAACTGGTTAGATGATAATGGTGAAATTCAAGTAAATAAAGGTTTTAGAATAGAGTTTAATTCAGCTTTAGGACCATATAAAGGTGGATTAAGATTTCATCCAAGTGTAAATGCAGGAGTTATTAAATTTTTAGGATTTGAACAAATTTTTAAAAATGCATTAACAGGTCTTCAAATTGGTGGAGGAAAAGGTGGAAGTGACTTTAATCCAAAAGGAAGATCAGACAATGAAATCATGAGATTTTGTCAAGCTTTCATGAGTGAATTATATAGACATATTGGTGCAAATACTGACGTTCCTGCTGGAGATATTGGAGTTGGTGCTAGAGAAATTGGATATATGTTTGGTATGTATAAAAAACTTGCTAATAAATATGAAGGTGTTTTCACAGGAAAATCTCTAAAATGGGGTGGTTCATTAGTTAGAACAGAAGCGACAGGTTACGGATGTGTTTATTTTGCAAAAAATATGTTAGCAGCAAGAGGGGAGTCTTTAGAAGGAAAAAGATGTGTAGTATCTGGTTCTGGAAATGTTGCTATTTATACAATTGAAAAACTATATCATTTAGGTGCATTACCTATTACTTGTAGTGATTCAAAAGGTATGATTTTAGATGAAGAGGGAATTGATTTACTTTTATTAAAAGATTTAAAAGAGACACAAAGAGCTAGATTATCTGAATATATCAAATATAGACCAAAAGCTAAATACATTCCAGTAGAAGAGTATCCACAAGGTAGAAATGCTGTATGGTCTGTTCCTTGTTATGCAGCTTTCCCAAGTGCAACTCAAAATGAATTAAATTTAGAAGATGCAAAAGCTTTATTAGCAAATGGATGTAAATGTGTAAGTGAAGGAGCTAATATGCCTTCAACTGCTCAAGCAGTAGATTTATTTGTTGAAACAAAAATTGCTTATGGACCTGGAAAAGCTGCAAATGCTGGTGGAGTTGCAACAAGTCAACTTGAAATGGCACAAAATGCTTCTATGGTTGCTTGGACTTTTGAAGAAGTTGATGCAAAACTTGAGCAAATCATGAAAAATATTTATGACACAGCAAGTGCAACGGCTGCTGAATTTGGACAACCAACAAACTTAGTTTTAGGTGCAAATATTGCAGGATTCAAAAAAGTAGCTGATGCTATGATTGAGCAAGGATTAGTATAA
- the murI gene encoding glutamate racemase, with protein sequence MKVGIFDSGLGGLTVLKSILKVFKGAEIFYIADTAYAPYGEKETSAILERCDKIAEFLLENYGIEALIVACNTATSAAIKHLREKFPFLIVIGTEPGIKPAILNTKTSTIGILATPATLKGDKYQFLVNELSNIKKVKLYEQACIGLVEQIEKGEINSSKTFSMLENWLTPMKENGVDTIVLGCTHYPLIGKLIEDIMGKNINLIETGDAIANRLLFLSKQKGHTNQGELKILILHTGIINTNMIQTILEDDNIEIRKCEI encoded by the coding sequence TTGAAAGTTGGAATATTTGATTCTGGGCTTGGTGGATTAACAGTTTTAAAATCTATTTTGAAAGTTTTTAAAGGTGCTGAAATATTCTACATAGCTGATACAGCTTATGCTCCTTATGGAGAAAAAGAGACTTCTGCCATTTTAGAAAGATGTGATAAGATTGCTGAATTTTTATTAGAAAATTATGGAATAGAGGCGTTAATTGTTGCTTGTAATACGGCAACAAGTGCTGCTATTAAACATTTACGAGAAAAGTTTCCATTTTTAATTGTAATAGGTACAGAACCAGGAATTAAACCAGCTATTTTAAATACTAAAACATCAACTATTGGAATTTTAGCAACTCCTGCAACATTAAAAGGTGACAAATATCAATTTTTAGTTAATGAATTGTCAAATATAAAAAAAGTAAAATTGTATGAACAAGCTTGTATAGGATTAGTTGAGCAGATTGAAAAGGGAGAAATAAATAGTTCAAAAACTTTTTCAATGCTAGAAAATTGGTTAACGCCTATGAAAGAAAATGGTGTTGATACAATTGTACTTGGATGTACTCATTATCCTTTAATTGGAAAATTAATAGAAGATATTATGGGAAAAAATATAAATTTGATTGAAACAGGTGATGCAATAGCCAATAGACTTTTATTTTTAAGCAAACAAAAAGGTCACACAAATCAAGGTGAATTAAAAATTTTGATTTTACATACAGGAATTATAAATACAAATATGATACAAACAATTTTAGAAGATGATAATATTGAAATTAGGAAATGTGAAATATGA
- a CDS encoding DNA polymerase III subunit gamma/tau, which translates to MNKEKLEDKVLALKYRPQRFEDLVGQSTVSQTLSLALDSNRLSHAYLFSGLRGSGKTSTARIMAKALLCSNGPTSKPCEVCPNCISANSNRHLDIIEMDAASNRGIDDIKDLIEHTKYKPSSARFKVFIIDEVHMLTTQAFNALLKTLEEPPGFVKFILATTDPLKLPATILSRTQHFRFNKIAFSDVIHHLSHILNEEGIDFEKEALEIIARSGQGSLRDTLTLLDQAIIFSKGRVNTTSVVDMLGLIEPKLMDNIFSIILNKGDVNEIIKELESYEVSQVCDEMTIYLRDKMLSKDRRFDLLLFDRFFRILSDAKHLLAINSDGTFVLLLTFMKMMEATNLKSIDDIINQVEKLEVKKEQIIEKITEKPVIEESSKKIEVVEEKPLFIEEETKIVEVSPFDEVLIQSNNIVDLQITDSIEVLDFSTPFDELPMQKIEEVKLVQESKVEEIKELEIEAEPIFEEYTSINLMQEVEIIPLEEEISDEKNELYERLTAKVYDRDFTLGECFEKNFIFNGFENNKLHIISYAQDEDRKLLYKHFGIIKTFAQDIFGNDVELDFKKEEPSVLEEDSNNNLEEKTKEEEILDIEETSSMLESIEMGSGCVADMTKSSVILPSQKELELNDILNSKMLDKFKELFDIKKITVKARS; encoded by the coding sequence ATGAATAAAGAAAAATTAGAAGATAAAGTTTTAGCTTTAAAATATAGACCTCAAAGATTTGAGGATTTAGTTGGGCAAAGTACAGTTTCTCAGACTTTATCTTTAGCTTTAGATTCAAATAGATTATCACATGCATATCTTTTTTCAGGATTAAGAGGAAGTGGAAAAACTTCAACGGCAAGAATTATGGCAAAAGCACTTTTATGCTCAAATGGTCCAACTTCAAAACCTTGTGAGGTTTGTCCAAATTGTATAAGTGCAAATTCAAATAGACATCTTGATATTATTGAAATGGATGCTGCAAGTAATCGTGGAATTGATGATATTAAAGATTTAATTGAACATACAAAATATAAGCCAAGTAGTGCTAGATTTAAAGTATTTATAATCGATGAAGTTCATATGCTTACAACGCAAGCATTTAATGCTTTATTAAAAACTTTAGAAGAACCACCAGGATTTGTAAAATTTATTTTAGCTACAACCGATCCACTAAAACTTCCTGCAACAATTCTATCTAGAACTCAACATTTTAGATTTAATAAAATAGCTTTTAGTGATGTAATTCATCATCTTTCTCATATTTTAAATGAAGAAGGAATTGATTTTGAAAAAGAGGCTTTAGAAATTATTGCAAGAAGTGGACAAGGAAGTTTAAGGGATACATTAACTTTACTTGACCAAGCAATTATTTTTTCAAAAGGAAGAGTAAATACAACAAGTGTTGTTGATATGTTAGGTTTAATTGAACCAAAACTTATGGATAATATTTTTTCTATAATCTTGAATAAAGGAGATGTTAACGAAATCATAAAAGAGCTTGAATCTTATGAAGTTTCTCAAGTTTGTGATGAAATGACAATCTATTTAAGAGATAAAATGTTATCAAAAGATAGAAGATTTGATTTACTTTTATTTGATAGATTTTTTAGAATATTAAGTGATGCAAAACATCTTTTAGCAATAAACAGTGATGGAACTTTTGTTTTATTATTAACTTTTATGAAAATGATGGAAGCTACAAATCTAAAATCAATAGATGATATTATAAATCAAGTTGAAAAATTAGAAGTAAAAAAAGAACAAATTATTGAAAAAATAACAGAAAAACCAGTAATAGAAGAAAGTTCTAAAAAAATAGAAGTAGTAGAAGAAAAACCTCTATTTATTGAGGAAGAGACTAAAATAGTTGAAGTTTCACCTTTTGATGAAGTTTTAATTCAATCAAATAATATAGTTGATTTACAAATTACAGATTCTATAGAAGTTTTAGATTTTTCTACACCTTTTGATGAACTACCTATGCAAAAAATAGAAGAAGTAAAGCTAGTTCAAGAAAGTAAAGTTGAAGAGATTAAAGAGTTAGAAATAGAAGCAGAACCTATTTTTGAAGAATATACTTCTATAAATTTAATGCAAGAAGTAGAAATTATTCCTTTAGAAGAGGAAATAAGTGATGAAAAAAATGAATTATATGAAAGATTAACTGCAAAAGTTTACGATAGAGATTTTACTTTAGGTGAATGTTTTGAAAAGAATTTTATATTTAATGGATTTGAAAACAATAAACTTCATATAATCTCTTATGCACAAGATGAAGATAGAAAGCTTTTATATAAACATTTTGGAATTATAAAAACTTTTGCTCAAGATATTTTTGGTAATGATGTTGAGTTAGATTTTAAAAAGGAAGAACCCTCCGTACTAGAAGAAGATAGTAACAATAATTTAGAAGAGAAAACTAAAGAGGAAGAGATTTTAGATATTGAAGAGACAAGTTCTATGTTAGAATCTATTGAGATGGGTTCAGGTTGTGTTGCTGATATGACAAAAAGTTCAGTGATTTTGCCTTCTCAAAAAGAGCTAGAGTTAAATGACATTTTAAATTCAAAAATGCTTGATAAATTTAAAGAGTTGTTCGATATAAAAAAAATAACTGTAAAAGCTAGAAGTTAA
- a CDS encoding DsbA family protein — protein MRKFSKLLSLSVLLSVSLFASDDVVIEFEKNRVSSNPNIKVNDIKINTKKELPLAGWNGYILDVEANIQGKDIKVKDILFSDGKFIALELLDAKTGKSLKDLMTPNLTTDYYNKSKLIAGNHDAKDKIVIFSDPLCPFCMDYVPEVIKHVNKNSDSIALYYYHFPLLGLHPAAAPLSKLMEVARHKGIKDAELKAYKIDWEPHFSSKSTDEKKILEAFNKEFKTDIKLEEITSKEINEALQKDILMGEDVMVQGTPTIFINGVKDATREKYETLGKK, from the coding sequence ATGAGAAAGTTTTCGAAGTTATTATCATTGAGTGTTTTATTATCGGTTTCACTATTTGCAAGTGATGATGTTGTTATTGAGTTTGAAAAAAATAGAGTCTCTTCTAATCCAAATATCAAAGTAAATGATATTAAAATTAATACAAAAAAAGAGTTACCACTTGCTGGATGGAATGGTTATATTTTAGATGTTGAAGCAAATATTCAAGGAAAAGATATAAAAGTAAAAGATATACTTTTTAGTGATGGAAAATTTATTGCTTTAGAATTGCTTGATGCAAAAACAGGTAAATCTTTAAAAGATTTGATGACACCAAATTTAACTACAGATTATTATAACAAATCAAAATTGATTGCTGGAAATCATGATGCAAAAGATAAAATAGTTATTTTCTCTGATCCATTGTGTCCATTTTGTATGGATTATGTACCTGAAGTTATAAAACATGTAAATAAAAATAGTGATTCTATAGCTTTATATTATTATCATTTCCCATTATTAGGACTACATCCAGCAGCAGCACCTTTATCAAAACTTATGGAAGTTGCAAGACATAAAGGTATAAAAGATGCTGAATTAAAAGCTTATAAAATTGATTGGGAACCACATTTTAGTTCAAAATCAACAGATGAAAAGAAAATCTTAGAAGCATTTAATAAAGAGTTTAAAACAGATATAAAATTAGAAGAGATTACTTCAAAAGAGATTAATGAGGCTTTACAAAAAGATATATTAATGGGTGAAGATGTTATGGTTCAAGGAACACCTACAATTTTTATAAATGGTGTTAAAGATGCAACAAGAGAAAAATACGAAACTTTAGGAAAAAAATAA
- the hemC gene encoding hydroxymethylbilane synthase — protein MEKLVIATRRSQLALWQSEYVKSLLLEHYPNMQIELQEFVTKGDKILDVPLAKIGGKGLFTKELEVAMLEGSAHLAVHSLKDVPTQFEDGLMLAAVTKRFDPRDAFLSNKYVSIDDLPKGAVVGTTSLRRRMALKILRPDIELKDLRGNINTRIAKLNAGEYDAIILAATGIQKLKIENEVKYFSPISTDIMIPSMGQATLGIETTNNPEVLEIVKVLNDKNAHIESTIERSFVDTLQGGCQVPIGVKATILDEKSVRVQAIVGLPDGTEYISEDITAQINDFEKIGRNLAQMFIDQGAKDLLDRAEKLAFK, from the coding sequence ATGGAAAAATTAGTAATAGCAACAAGAAGAAGTCAATTAGCACTTTGGCAAAGTGAATATGTAAAATCATTACTTCTAGAGCATTATCCAAATATGCAAATTGAGTTACAAGAGTTTGTAACTAAAGGTGATAAGATTTTGGATGTACCATTAGCAAAAATTGGAGGTAAGGGTCTTTTTACAAAAGAGCTTGAAGTTGCGATGCTTGAGGGAAGTGCACATTTAGCAGTTCATTCGCTAAAAGATGTTCCTACTCAATTTGAAGATGGCTTAATGCTTGCTGCTGTTACTAAAAGATTTGATCCAAGAGATGCATTTTTGAGTAATAAATATGTTTCAATAGATGATTTACCTAAAGGTGCAGTTGTTGGAACAACAAGTTTAAGAAGAAGAATGGCACTAAAAATTTTAAGACCTGACATTGAACTTAAGGATTTAAGAGGAAATATTAATACTAGAATTGCAAAATTAAATGCAGGTGAATATGATGCAATTATACTTGCTGCAACTGGTATTCAAAAACTAAAAATTGAAAATGAAGTAAAATATTTTTCTCCAATTTCAACTGATATTATGATTCCATCAATGGGGCAAGCAACACTTGGAATTGAAACTACCAATAATCCAGAAGTATTAGAAATAGTAAAAGTTTTAAATGATAAAAATGCACATATAGAATCAACAATTGAGCGAAGTTTTGTAGATACCCTTCAAGGAGGTTGTCAAGTTCCAATTGGAGTAAAAGCAACGATTCTTGATGAAAAATCTGTTAGAGTTCAAGCAATAGTGGGACTTCCTGATGGAACAGAATATATTAGTGAAGATATAACTGCTCAAATTAATGATTTTGAAAAAATAGGGAGAAATTTAGCTCAAATGTTTATTGACCAAGGTGCAAAAGATTTACTTGATAGGGCTGAAAAATTAGCTTTTAAATAA
- a CDS encoding hydrolase, translating to MRINVNETLFCLVDVQEKLFPHIANKEELERNLLTLVKGLKVLDVPFIVNEQYKKGIGETIPSLKELVESYPAFEKTTFSCCQNQATMEAIKSANKKVVIVAGIETHVCVLQTCIDLIEAGYKVVLVTNCCGSRKQIDNDMGIQRLIQSGVIPTTYESILFELTLNAKNPVFKEISALVK from the coding sequence ATGAGAATAAATGTAAATGAGACGCTTTTTTGTTTAGTTGATGTTCAAGAAAAACTATTTCCTCATATAGCAAATAAAGAGGAGTTAGAAAGAAATTTATTAACTTTAGTAAAAGGTTTAAAGGTTTTAGATGTTCCATTTATTGTAAATGAACAGTATAAAAAAGGAATAGGTGAAACAATTCCTTCTTTAAAAGAGTTAGTTGAATCTTATCCTGCTTTTGAAAAAACAACTTTTTCTTGTTGTCAAAATCAAGCAACAATGGAAGCAATTAAATCAGCTAATAAAAAGGTTGTTATAGTTGCAGGAATTGAAACTCACGTTTGTGTTTTACAAACTTGTATAGATTTGATTGAAGCTGGTTATAAAGTGGTTTTAGTTACTAATTGTTGTGGTTCAAGAAAGCAAATTGATAATGATATGGGAATTCAAAGATTGATTCAATCAGGAGTAATTCCAACAACTTATGAATCAATTTTATTTGAACTAACTTTAAATGCAAAGAATCCAGTTTTTAAAGAGATTTCTGCTTTAGTAAAATAA
- a CDS encoding GGDEF domain-containing protein, whose amino-acid sequence MNNKFEFDPYKALKSILEITSFHTGDEFIAHTAIEIKKLFQADLVYITKALDFNPTTQVEVIFSTNIKVPKIIDLDGIPGKFVFDNKIIRIKEHVKYNFLDLLEEKYESFYGIPITDNENKCIGHIAIYSKLIRDLPKELDDIALIYSRKIQRETRRIELEKENLQIRKQLEEMIITDTLTTLYNRRYFKKICADIFAQIKRDSTQAVLSYIDIDNFKNINDKFGHEGGDLVLINFAEILQEQSRKGVDYVFRLGGEEFCIISIDTSLDYSYEHMKRIMGLTSNKFLKTKFGEITLSIGLAEFNKKFNSYEEIINLADKKMYEAKNSGKNQIVK is encoded by the coding sequence TTGAACAATAAATTTGAGTTTGATCCCTATAAAGCATTAAAATCTATATTAGAAATTACTTCTTTTCACACAGGAGATGAATTTATTGCTCATACTGCTATTGAAATAAAAAAACTATTTCAAGCTGATTTAGTTTATATTACTAAAGCTTTAGATTTTAATCCAACTACACAAGTGGAAGTAATTTTTTCTACAAATATTAAAGTTCCAAAAATTATAGACTTAGATGGTATACCTGGGAAATTTGTATTTGATAATAAAATAATAAGAATAAAAGAACATGTAAAATACAATTTTTTAGATCTTTTAGAAGAAAAATATGAGAGTTTTTATGGAATTCCCATAACAGATAATGAAAATAAATGTATTGGACATATTGCAATTTATTCAAAACTAATTAGAGATTTACCTAAAGAACTAGATGATATAGCTTTAATATATTCAAGAAAAATTCAAAGAGAAACAAGAAGAATAGAGTTAGAAAAAGAAAATCTTCAAATTAGAAAACAATTAGAAGAGATGATTATAACTGATACACTAACTACTTTATATAACAGAAGATACTTTAAAAAAATTTGTGCAGATATTTTTGCACAAATAAAAAGAGATTCTACACAAGCTGTTTTATCTTATATAGATATTGATAATTTTAAAAATATCAATGATAAGTTTGGACATGAAGGTGGGGATTTAGTCCTAATTAATTTTGCAGAGATTTTACAAGAACAATCAAGAAAAGGTGTAGATTATGTATTTAGATTAGGTGGAGAAGAGTTTTGCATAATTAGTATAGATACATCTTTAGATTACTCTTATGAACATATGAAAAGAATTATGGGATTAACTTCAAATAAATTTTTAAAGACAAAATTTGGTGAAATTACCTTAAGTATTGGACTAGCTGAATTTAATAAAAAATTTAATTCTTATGAAGAGATAATAAATCTTGCAGATAAAAAAATGTATGAAGCAAAAAATAGTGGGAAAAATCAAATAGTAAAATAA
- the prpF gene encoding 2-methylaconitate cis-trans isomerase PrpF, whose amino-acid sequence MAYQPQFKVKATYMRGGTSKGTFFNIADLPKEAQENPAKRDKLLQRIVGSPDVYKQQMDGMGGATSSTSKAILVGKSSVPNHDVDYYFCQVAIDKDFVDMSGNCGNLSSAVGPFAIKEGLVDNVPQNGVCCVRIWQANIKKTILCYVTMENGMVKEMGDYYIDGVAFPAEEIVLEFAEPVDPSEELFPTGNLVDDLEVPGIGTFKATMITAGIPTVFVNACDIGYKGTELQVDINNDAEALARFEKIRVAGALKMGLISDPKEAETKQHTPKIAFVAPASDFTTSSGKEVKANEIDLHVRALSMQKLHHAMMGTASVAIGVAACIEGTLVNIAAGGGEKAAVEFGHPSGTLKVGAVIKQENGKYVVDKATMSRSARIIMEGYVHVPAGTMD is encoded by the coding sequence ATGGCATATCAACCACAATTTAAAGTAAAAGCTACATATATGAGAGGTGGTACTTCAAAAGGTACTTTCTTTAATATTGCTGATTTACCAAAAGAAGCGCAAGAAAACCCAGCAAAAAGAGATAAACTACTTCAAAGAATCGTAGGAAGCCCTGATGTTTATAAACAACAAATGGATGGTATGGGAGGAGCTACTTCTTCTACTTCTAAAGCTATTTTAGTTGGAAAAAGTTCAGTTCCAAATCACGATGTAGATTACTATTTTTGTCAAGTTGCAATTGATAAAGATTTTGTTGATATGAGTGGAAACTGTGGAAATTTATCAAGTGCAGTTGGACCTTTTGCAATTAAAGAAGGATTAGTTGATAATGTACCCCAAAATGGTGTTTGTTGTGTAAGAATTTGGCAAGCAAATATCAAAAAAACTATTCTTTGTTATGTAACTATGGAAAATGGAATGGTTAAAGAAATGGGAGATTATTATATCGATGGTGTTGCATTCCCAGCTGAAGAAATCGTTTTAGAATTCGCTGAACCTGTTGATCCATCTGAAGAGTTATTCCCAACTGGAAATTTAGTAGATGATTTAGAAGTTCCAGGAATTGGTACATTTAAAGCAACAATGATAACAGCTGGTATTCCAACAGTATTTGTAAATGCTTGTGATATTGGTTATAAAGGAACTGAACTTCAAGTTGATATAAATAATGATGCAGAAGCACTTGCAAGATTTGAAAAAATCAGAGTTGCTGGAGCTTTAAAAATGGGACTTATAAGTGACCCTAAAGAAGCTGAAACAAAACAACACACTCCTAAAATTGCTTTTGTTGCACCTGCTTCAGATTTTACTACTTCAAGTGGTAAAGAAGTTAAAGCAAATGAAATTGATTTACATGTAAGAGCATTATCAATGCAAAAATTACACCATGCTATGATGGGAACTGCTTCAGTTGCTATTGGTGTTGCTGCTTGTATTGAAGGTACTTTAGTAAATATTGCAGCTGGTGGTGGGGAAAAAGCTGCTGTTGAGTTTGGTCACCCATCTGGAACTTTAAAAGTTGGTGCTGTAATTAAACAAGAAAACGGAAAATACGTCGTTGATAAAGCAACTATGAGTAGAAGTGCTAGAATTATTATGGAAGGTTATGTTCACGTTCCAGCTGGAACAATGGATTAA